A section of the Streptomyces sp. V3I8 genome encodes:
- a CDS encoding DedA family protein, with amino-acid sequence MLESVGSLSGTPWIYSQWIYAVVALSVLFDVFLPVLPSGVLVITAATAAAAGTGAATRHVPDILALILSAATASVLGDLVAYRLAWRGGERLDRAIARSRRLSGAQERLGAALARGGGALVVLARFAPAGRSVVSIGAGAAHRRVRDFLPWSILAGLAWAAYSVGLGYFGGQWLGATWLASGISLVALFGAGAGAAYLMRRPSPVAVSAPVAVSVPVGVPVPVTAPDPGTGAGV; translated from the coding sequence GTGCTTGAGAGTGTGGGGTCGCTGTCCGGCACCCCTTGGATCTACAGCCAATGGATCTACGCCGTGGTGGCGCTGTCGGTCCTGTTCGACGTCTTCCTGCCGGTGCTGCCGAGCGGCGTCCTCGTCATCACGGCGGCGACGGCGGCCGCGGCGGGCACCGGAGCGGCCACCCGGCACGTGCCGGACATCCTCGCGCTGATCCTCTCGGCCGCGACCGCGTCGGTCCTCGGCGACCTGGTGGCGTACCGGCTGGCCTGGCGCGGCGGCGAGCGGCTGGACCGCGCCATCGCCCGCTCCCGCCGCCTGAGCGGCGCGCAGGAACGTCTCGGCGCGGCCCTCGCGCGCGGCGGCGGCGCCCTGGTCGTCCTCGCCCGCTTCGCGCCCGCCGGCCGCTCGGTCGTCTCGATTGGCGCGGGCGCCGCGCACCGCCGGGTCCGCGATTTCCTGCCCTGGTCGATCCTGGCGGGCCTCGCGTGGGCCGCGTACAGCGTCGGCCTCGGGTACTTCGGCGGCCAGTGGCTGGGCGCGACCTGGCTCGCCTCCGGCATCTCGCTGGTGGCGCTGTTCGGGGCGGGGGCGGGGGCGGCCTACCTGATGCGGCGCCCTTCGCCGGTGGCGGTGTCCGCACCGGTGGCGGTGTCCGTACCTGTGGGGGTACCCGTACCGGTGACCGCGCCGGACCCGGGCACGGGCGCGGGCGTCTGA
- a CDS encoding peptidoglycan-binding protein: MDLSVTPEGSGTTDGTAAPGTAGVGAEGVGAEGVGAEGATVPIPSIPVQRSTSAEAPTAASGQMSSADSRPRPLSDATTPLSRATVPPHPANVQLFGDGSPPSPPDLDGPGGLEGPDGNTSRRRRFALVGAGATAVVVAAAGFASGLFSYESPSRGSAAPDDIRASVPDTSVEEPSPSESGSPSASSSPSASASASAGESTEPEASGSPTASATASSRASATTDAPSAENPTSTTKPSATPTDRVEPVVLRRGDKGPEVVELQSRLKQLAMYVGEANGDYDNRTENAVRSYQLTRGIQDGQGVYTEQTRQRLESETSEP; this comes from the coding sequence GTGGATCTGTCCGTGACCCCGGAGGGCTCAGGGACGACCGACGGCACGGCGGCACCGGGCACGGCGGGGGTGGGCGCAGAGGGGGTGGGCGCAGAGGGGGTGGGCGCAGAGGGGGCGACGGTTCCGATCCCGTCGATCCCCGTCCAGCGCTCCACCTCCGCCGAGGCCCCCACCGCCGCCTCCGGACAGATGAGTTCAGCGGACTCCCGTCCCCGTCCCCTCAGTGACGCGACGACCCCGCTGTCCCGTGCGACGGTGCCGCCGCACCCGGCGAACGTCCAGCTCTTCGGGGACGGGTCACCGCCCAGCCCTCCCGACCTCGACGGCCCTGGAGGCCTCGAAGGTCCTGACGGGAACACGAGCCGGCGCCGCCGCTTCGCGCTCGTGGGCGCCGGGGCCACCGCGGTCGTGGTGGCCGCCGCCGGGTTCGCGAGCGGACTGTTCTCGTACGAGTCGCCGTCGCGCGGCAGCGCCGCCCCGGACGACATACGCGCGAGCGTGCCGGACACGTCCGTGGAGGAACCGTCCCCGTCGGAATCCGGTTCCCCGTCCGCGTCGTCGTCCCCCTCCGCGTCCGCGTCCGCGTCGGCCGGCGAGAGCACCGAGCCGGAGGCCTCCGGTTCGCCGACGGCCTCGGCCACCGCGTCGTCCCGGGCGAGCGCCACGACGGACGCGCCCTCGGCCGAGAACCCGACCAGCACCACGAAGCCGTCCGCGACCCCGACGGACAGGGTCGAGCCGGTGGTCCTGCGCCGCGGCGACAAGGGCCCGGAGGTCGTCGAACTCCAGTCGCGCCTGAAGCAGTTGGCGATGTACGTGGGCGAGGCGAACGGCGACTACGACAACCGGACCGAGAACGCCGTACGCAGCTACCAGCTCACCCGGGGCATCCAGGACGGCCAGGGCGTCTACACGGAACAAACCCGCCAACGCCTGGAATCAGAAACATCGGAACCGTAG
- a CDS encoding DoxX family protein, translating into MTGRLNSAQPYAVGLFRIVIGLLFACHGAASLLGVLGGLDGKGATVETGAWPNWYAAAIELVGGTLVLLGLGTRVAAFVSSGAMAYAYFKVHQPEALWPIENNGESAAMYCWSMLLLVFTGSGAFGLDRLLPGRSSAPAGRNRPSEPVTA; encoded by the coding sequence ATGACCGGACGCCTCAACAGCGCCCAGCCCTACGCCGTCGGCCTGTTCCGCATCGTCATCGGCCTGCTCTTCGCCTGCCACGGCGCCGCGTCGCTCCTGGGCGTCCTCGGCGGCCTGGACGGCAAGGGCGCCACCGTGGAGACCGGCGCCTGGCCGAACTGGTACGCGGCCGCCATCGAGCTGGTCGGCGGCACCCTGGTCCTGCTCGGCCTCGGCACCCGCGTCGCGGCGTTCGTCTCCTCGGGCGCCATGGCCTACGCGTACTTCAAGGTCCACCAGCCCGAGGCCCTGTGGCCGATCGAGAACAACGGCGAGAGCGCGGCCATGTACTGCTGGTCGATGCTCCTGCTCGTCTTCACCGGCTCGGGCGCGTTCGGTCTCGACCGGCTGCTCCCCGGCCGTTCCTCCGCACCGGCCGGGCGGAACCGCCCGTCGGAGCCCGTCACGGCCTGA
- a CDS encoding DUF4097 family beta strand repeat-containing protein — protein sequence MSGFQGQRLERRRRRAFGFFGVGVVTVGVLVSGCASADEDTSPEKRSFAFSGKTLTVDSDDSALELVVGDVDEVQVTRWFKAHVTIGKDPKTTWSMEGDTLKLRVTCSGVVADCSAKHRIVVPRGVALAVKDQDGSVRATGFKEGLDIRASDGSVRVQDVSGALTLRTADGSVHASGIESRQVDVKTEDGSARLEFASVPDRVSAHGQDGSLTIGLPDASYRVTTGAQDGSVDVSVPRDEGSSHVVSAHTQDGKVTVRTAN from the coding sequence ATGAGTGGTTTTCAGGGGCAGCGGCTGGAGCGGAGGCGGCGGAGGGCTTTCGGGTTCTTCGGGGTCGGGGTTGTCACCGTGGGGGTGCTTGTCAGTGGGTGTGCCAGTGCGGATGAGGACACCTCGCCCGAGAAGCGGTCCTTCGCGTTCAGTGGGAAGACGCTGACCGTCGACTCCGACGACTCGGCGCTCGAACTGGTCGTGGGGGACGTGGACGAGGTCCAGGTCACCCGGTGGTTCAAGGCGCATGTGACGATCGGCAAGGATCCGAAGACGACCTGGAGCATGGAGGGGGACACCCTGAAACTGCGGGTGACCTGCTCCGGGGTCGTCGCCGACTGTTCGGCCAAGCATCGGATCGTCGTGCCGCGTGGCGTGGCCCTCGCCGTGAAGGACCAGGACGGGAGCGTGCGGGCCACCGGTTTCAAGGAGGGGCTCGACATCCGGGCCAGTGACGGTTCCGTACGTGTCCAGGATGTCTCCGGGGCCCTGACCCTGCGTACCGCCGACGGCTCCGTGCACGCGAGCGGTATCGAGTCCCGGCAGGTCGACGTGAAGACCGAGGACGGTTCGGCCCGGCTCGAATTCGCGTCCGTTCCGGACCGGGTCTCGGCGCACGGGCAGGACGGCTCGCTCACCATCGGGCTGCCGGACGCCAGCTACCGGGTGACCACCGGCGCCCAGGACGGCTCCGTGGATGTGTCGGTGCCCCGCGACGAGGGCAGCTCACATGTGGTGTCCGCCCACACCCAGGACGGGAAAGTCACGGTGCGTACCGCGAACTAA
- a CDS encoding FAD/NAD(P)-binding protein translates to MALVGAGPRGTSVLERLCASAPELLAPGTRLTVHVVDPSPPGPGRVWRTAQPAELLMNTVASQVTLFTDDSVDCSGPIRPGPSLHTWAGGRLGPDEYPSRAQYGHYLEWVFTEVVRGAPPALRIETHRARATRLDGAADGHQTLALDNGRTLTGLSAVVLAQGHLPAVADRAQERLSAYAGCHGLRHVPPANPADLDLSAVAPGETVLLRGLGLNFFDHMALLTTGRGGRFLRTPAGTRYLPSGREPRLVAGSRRGVPYQARGDNAKGPYGRHVPLVLTPGTVAGFRRRADSGEAPDFLTEIWPLVAKEVETVYYEKLLTRGGTPLSDFRERFLAVPHRDPREALVLDGFGIPEADRWSWDRVSRPYGGRVFTGPGDFRGWLLDHLREDAEQAALGNVEGPLKAALDVLRDLRNELRQIVDHGGLAGLSRQEHLDRWYTPLNAFLSIGPPRRRIEEMAALIEAGVLEVLGPRLEVRAQGGAWVAHSPDVPGSTVTATTLVEARLPEPDLRRTADALLARLLKTGQCRPHTVDGYETGGLDVTQRPYRLIDRQGRPHPRRFAIGVPTEGVHWVTAAGVRPGVDSVTLSDADAVARAVLRTAAAQPGRPERPERPEQAEQAEQAETAPVPSENPWPKVELASIE, encoded by the coding sequence GTGGCCCTGGTCGGTGCCGGGCCGCGGGGCACCAGCGTGCTGGAGCGCCTCTGCGCCTCCGCGCCCGAACTCCTCGCCCCGGGAACGCGGTTGACCGTCCACGTCGTCGATCCGTCACCGCCGGGTCCCGGCCGCGTCTGGCGCACCGCCCAGCCGGCCGAGCTGCTGATGAACACGGTGGCCTCCCAGGTCACCCTCTTCACCGACGACAGCGTCGACTGCTCGGGCCCGATCCGCCCCGGCCCCAGCCTGCACACCTGGGCCGGTGGCCGGCTGGGTCCGGACGAGTACCCGAGCCGCGCCCAGTACGGCCACTACCTGGAGTGGGTCTTCACCGAGGTGGTCCGCGGGGCGCCGCCCGCGCTGCGGATCGAGACGCACCGGGCGCGCGCGACCCGCCTCGACGGTGCGGCCGACGGCCACCAGACCCTCGCACTCGACAACGGCCGTACCCTGACCGGCCTGTCGGCCGTGGTCCTCGCGCAGGGCCACCTGCCGGCGGTCGCGGACCGGGCACAGGAACGGCTGTCCGCGTACGCCGGGTGCCACGGCCTGCGCCATGTCCCGCCCGCAAATCCGGCGGACCTGGACCTCTCCGCCGTCGCCCCCGGCGAGACCGTCCTCCTGCGCGGTCTGGGTCTCAACTTCTTCGACCACATGGCCCTGTTGACGACGGGCCGCGGCGGCCGTTTCCTGCGCACCCCGGCCGGTACGCGCTACCTGCCCTCGGGCCGCGAGCCGCGCCTGGTGGCCGGTTCCCGCCGCGGCGTCCCGTACCAGGCGCGCGGCGACAACGCGAAGGGCCCGTACGGCCGGCACGTCCCGCTCGTGCTGACCCCCGGGACCGTCGCCGGCTTCCGCAGGCGCGCGGACTCGGGCGAGGCGCCCGACTTCCTCACGGAGATATGGCCGTTGGTGGCCAAGGAGGTCGAAACCGTCTACTACGAGAAGCTGTTGACGCGTGGCGGCACGCCCCTGAGCGATTTCCGCGAGCGTTTCCTCGCCGTGCCGCACCGGGACCCCCGAGAGGCGCTCGTCCTGGACGGGTTCGGGATCCCGGAGGCCGACCGCTGGTCCTGGGACCGGGTCTCACGGCCGTACGGCGGACGCGTCTTCACCGGCCCCGGGGACTTCCGGGGCTGGCTGCTGGACCACCTCCGCGAGGACGCCGAGCAGGCCGCGCTCGGCAACGTCGAGGGTCCGCTGAAGGCGGCTCTCGACGTGCTGCGCGACCTGCGCAACGAGCTGCGGCAGATCGTCGACCACGGCGGGCTCGCGGGCCTGTCGCGCCAGGAGCACCTGGACCGCTGGTACACGCCGCTCAACGCGTTCCTGTCCATCGGACCGCCGCGCCGCCGCATCGAGGAGATGGCCGCGCTGATCGAGGCGGGCGTGCTGGAGGTGCTCGGCCCCCGGCTGGAGGTGCGGGCGCAGGGCGGGGCGTGGGTGGCACACTCGCCGGACGTGCCCGGTTCGACCGTGACGGCGACGACCCTCGTCGAGGCCCGGCTGCCGGAGCCGGACCTGCGGCGGACCGCCGACGCGCTGCTGGCCCGGCTGCTGAAGACGGGCCAGTGCCGCCCGCACACCGTGGACGGTTACGAAACCGGAGGGCTGGACGTAACACAGCGCCCCTATCGTCTGATCGACCGTCAGGGCCGCCCGCACCCACGGCGGTTCGCGATCGGCGTGCCCACGGAAGGGGTGCACTGGGTGACCGCCGCCGGAGTCAGGCCGGGGGTGGACTCGGTCACCCTGTCGGACGCCGACGCGGTGGCGCGGGCCGTCCTGCGGACGGCTGCCGCGCAGCCGGGGCGGCCGGAGCGGCCGGAGCGGCCGGAGCAGGCGGAGCAGGCGGAGCAGGCGGAAACCGCGCCCGTGCCGTCCGAAAATCCGTGGCCAAAAGTTGAACTTGCAAGCATCGAATAG
- a CDS encoding MDR family MFS transporter encodes MAEDARGADALHIRKTSRGGQDRGRGADAPPEQTHGGVLIPIGALLLGMLLAALDQTIVSTALPTIVSDLGGLDHLSWVVTAYLLASTAATPLWGKLGDQYGRKKLFQIAVVIFLIGSALCGMAQDMPQLIAFRALQGLGGGGLMVLSMAIVGDLVPPRERGRYQGLFGAVFGATSVLGPLLGGLFTEHLSWRWVFYVNLPVGVVALAVIAAVLHIPVRSRKHTIDYLGTFLIAAVATCLVLVASLGGSTWAWVSPQIIGLTVLGVVLAVAFVAVERRAAEPVLPLKLFRIRTFTLAAVISFVVGFAMFGAMTYLPTFLQVVQGVSPTMSGVHMLPMVAGLLLSSTVSGQIVSRTGRWKVFPVVGTAVTALGLLLLHRLDVNSSTGEMSAYFLVFGLGLGLVMQVLVLIVQNAVSYEDLGVATSGATFFRSIGASFGVAVFGSVFASRLSDQLADVLRGRELPAGLSPDALKSDPKIISELPAALRPPVVEAYATSITDVFLYAAPVAFVGFALAWFLREDKLRGSVTAPDATQTLASNPVERSSYDEVCRALSVLGTREGRRQIYEKITARAGYDLLPAASWLLLRIRRYGWAEPATLAERSGVPLQVVITAARQVEERRLAVREAHDLVLTERGCEVAEELAAAREESLAELLGDWWGPDRPTDLVRLVAELNSELCGSDAERPYEESASRPAGRSRTAK; translated from the coding sequence ATGGCCGAGGACGCGCGCGGCGCGGACGCCTTGCACATACGGAAGACATCCCGCGGCGGCCAGGACCGCGGACGTGGCGCCGACGCCCCGCCGGAACAGACGCACGGCGGAGTGCTCATCCCGATCGGGGCGCTGCTCCTGGGGATGCTTCTCGCCGCGCTCGACCAGACGATCGTGTCGACCGCGCTGCCGACCATCGTCAGCGACCTCGGCGGCCTCGACCACCTGTCGTGGGTCGTCACGGCCTACCTGCTGGCCTCCACGGCCGCCACCCCGCTCTGGGGCAAACTCGGCGACCAGTACGGCCGCAAGAAGCTGTTCCAGATCGCCGTCGTGATCTTCCTGATCGGCTCGGCGCTGTGCGGAATGGCGCAGGACATGCCCCAGCTGATCGCCTTCCGCGCCCTCCAGGGTCTCGGCGGCGGCGGACTCATGGTGTTGTCGATGGCGATCGTCGGCGACCTCGTCCCGCCCCGCGAACGGGGACGCTACCAGGGCCTGTTCGGCGCGGTCTTCGGTGCGACCAGCGTCCTCGGCCCGCTGCTCGGCGGCCTGTTCACCGAGCACCTGAGCTGGCGCTGGGTCTTCTACGTCAACCTCCCCGTCGGCGTCGTCGCGCTCGCCGTCATCGCCGCCGTCCTGCACATCCCGGTCCGCTCCAGGAAGCACACGATCGACTACCTCGGTACGTTCCTGATCGCGGCCGTCGCCACCTGCCTGGTCCTCGTCGCCTCGCTCGGCGGCTCCACCTGGGCCTGGGTCTCGCCGCAGATCATCGGCCTCACGGTCCTCGGCGTCGTACTCGCCGTGGCGTTCGTGGCCGTCGAGCGGCGCGCCGCCGAACCCGTGCTCCCGTTGAAGCTGTTCCGGATCCGCACCTTCACCCTCGCCGCCGTCATCAGTTTCGTCGTCGGCTTCGCGATGTTCGGCGCCATGACGTACCTGCCGACGTTCCTGCAGGTCGTCCAGGGCGTGTCGCCCACCATGTCGGGCGTGCACATGCTGCCGATGGTGGCCGGGCTGCTGCTCTCCTCGACCGTCTCCGGGCAGATCGTCAGCCGCACCGGCCGCTGGAAGGTGTTCCCCGTCGTGGGCACCGCGGTGACGGCCCTCGGGCTGCTGCTCCTGCACCGGCTCGACGTGAACAGCTCCACGGGCGAGATGAGCGCGTACTTCCTGGTGTTCGGCCTGGGACTCGGCCTGGTCATGCAGGTCCTCGTCCTGATCGTGCAGAACGCCGTCTCGTACGAGGACCTGGGGGTCGCGACCTCCGGCGCCACCTTCTTCCGCTCCATCGGCGCCTCGTTCGGCGTCGCCGTCTTCGGCTCGGTCTTCGCGAGCCGTCTGAGCGACCAGCTGGCCGACGTCCTGCGCGGACGGGAACTCCCGGCGGGCCTGAGCCCCGACGCGCTGAAGTCCGACCCGAAGATCATCTCCGAGCTGCCGGCCGCGCTCCGGCCGCCCGTCGTCGAGGCGTACGCCACCTCCATCACGGACGTCTTCCTGTACGCGGCCCCGGTCGCCTTCGTCGGCTTCGCGCTCGCCTGGTTCCTGCGCGAGGACAAGCTGCGCGGCTCGGTGACGGCGCCGGACGCGACCCAGACCCTCGCCAGCAACCCCGTGGAACGCTCCTCGTACGACGAGGTGTGCCGGGCGCTGTCCGTGCTCGGCACCCGGGAGGGGCGGCGGCAGATCTACGAGAAGATCACCGCCCGTGCCGGGTACGACCTGCTGCCCGCGGCGAGCTGGCTGCTGCTGCGCATCAGGCGCTACGGCTGGGCCGAACCCGCCACGCTCGCCGAGCGCAGCGGAGTGCCCCTGCAGGTCGTCATCACGGCCGCGCGCCAGGTGGAGGAGCGGCGTCTCGCCGTACGCGAGGCGCACGACCTCGTCCTGACGGAGCGGGGCTGCGAGGTGGCCGAGGAGCTGGCCGCCGCCCGGGAGGAGTCCCTCGCCGAACTCCTCGGCGACTGGTGGGGACCGGACCGGCCGACCGACCTCGTCCGTCTGGTGGCGGAACTGAACTCCGAGCTGTGCGGTTCCGACGCCGAACGACCCTACGAGGAGTCGGCGTCCAGGCCGGCCGGCCGGTCGCGGACCGCCAAGTGA
- a CDS encoding HAD family hydrolase → MPMAPTVLTARALLLDMDGTLVNSDAVVERVWRRWADRHGLDGDEVMKVVHGRQGYASMAMLLPSRPMEQNHAENARMLAEETADMEGVVAVEGAGEFLGALRELGVPHALVTSADVALSTARMRAAGLSLPELRITAESVGASKPDPEGFLKGAAELGVAPEECVVFEDSGAGIVAGRSAGMRVVGVGARAAVHRPDAVVRDLRGVRVEAVGGGGVRLRVG, encoded by the coding sequence ATGCCGATGGCCCCGACCGTGCTGACCGCCCGTGCCCTGCTGCTGGACATGGACGGCACCCTCGTCAATTCGGACGCCGTCGTCGAGCGCGTGTGGCGCCGCTGGGCCGACCGGCACGGGCTCGACGGGGACGAGGTCATGAAGGTCGTCCACGGGCGGCAGGGGTACGCGTCGATGGCCATGCTGCTGCCCAGCCGGCCCATGGAGCAGAACCACGCGGAGAACGCGCGGATGCTGGCCGAGGAGACGGCCGACATGGAGGGGGTCGTGGCGGTCGAGGGGGCGGGGGAGTTCCTGGGGGCGCTGCGGGAGCTGGGGGTGCCGCACGCGCTCGTCACGTCCGCGGACGTCGCGCTGAGCACGGCGCGTATGAGGGCCGCGGGGCTTTCGCTGCCCGAGCTCCGGATCACCGCCGAGTCCGTGGGGGCGAGCAAGCCGGATCCCGAGGGGTTCCTGAAGGGGGCGGCCGAGCTGGGGGTCGCGCCTGAGGAGTGCGTGGTGTTCGAGGACTCCGGGGCGGGGATCGTGGCGGGGCGCTCCGCCGGGATGCGGGTTGTCGGAGTGGGGGCGCGGGCGGCGGTTCATCGGCCGGATGCGGTGGTGCGGGATCTTCGGGGGGTCCGGGTCGAGGCGGTCGGTGGGGGCGGGGTTCGGTTGCGCGTGGGGTGA
- a CDS encoding HNH endonuclease family protein — translation MPRIYARRRLSLVAALTGLIAMAGLFNGPAASAALPTPVSAATARTYLASLTVATEDRTGYDRDLFPHWITISGTCNTRETVLKRDGTNVVTSSACAATSGSWYSVYDGATWTAASDLDIDHLVPLAEAWDSGADGWTTARRQSFANDLTRPQLIAVTDNVNQSKSDQDPAEWMPSRTAYACTYVRAWVQVKYYYDLSVDSAEKTKLSSVLSGC, via the coding sequence ATGCCCAGGATCTACGCGCGTCGACGGCTGAGTCTGGTCGCGGCCCTCACCGGTCTGATAGCCATGGCCGGGCTGTTCAACGGCCCGGCCGCCTCCGCCGCACTGCCCACCCCGGTCAGCGCGGCCACCGCCCGCACGTACCTCGCCTCGCTCACCGTGGCGACCGAGGACCGCACCGGCTACGACCGCGACCTCTTCCCGCACTGGATCACCATCAGCGGCACCTGCAACACCCGCGAGACCGTTCTGAAGCGTGACGGCACGAACGTCGTCACCAGCTCCGCCTGCGCCGCCACCAGCGGCTCCTGGTACTCGGTCTACGACGGCGCGACCTGGACCGCGGCCTCCGACCTCGACATCGACCACCTCGTGCCGCTGGCCGAGGCCTGGGACTCCGGCGCCGACGGCTGGACCACCGCGCGGCGCCAGTCCTTCGCCAACGACCTGACCCGTCCGCAGCTCATCGCCGTCACGGACAACGTGAACCAGTCGAAGAGCGACCAGGACCCGGCCGAGTGGATGCCGTCCCGCACGGCCTACGCCTGCACCTACGTACGCGCCTGGGTCCAGGTGAAGTACTACTACGACCTCTCCGTCGACTCCGCGGAGAAGACCAAACTCAGCTCGGTCCTCAGCGGCTGCTGA
- a CDS encoding DUF1992 domain-containing protein, whose product MTERKPPGVSFESWVDRQIREAEARGEFTQLAGAGKPLPSGPDTSYDELWWIKQKMAREGMSVLPPTLALRKEAEDALEAAAAAPSERVVRRIVTDINAKIRDMMFKPPPGPPLGLKPYDVEEIVRAWHTARTT is encoded by the coding sequence ATGACCGAGCGCAAGCCTCCCGGCGTCAGCTTCGAGTCCTGGGTCGACAGGCAGATCCGCGAGGCGGAGGCCCGCGGCGAGTTCACCCAGCTCGCCGGAGCGGGCAAGCCGCTGCCGAGCGGCCCCGACACGTCGTACGACGAACTGTGGTGGATCAAGCAGAAGATGGCCCGCGAGGGCATGTCCGTGCTGCCGCCGACCCTGGCGCTGCGCAAGGAGGCGGAGGACGCCCTGGAGGCGGCCGCCGCGGCGCCCTCGGAGCGGGTGGTGCGGCGGATCGTCACGGACATCAACGCCAAGATCCGCGACATGATGTTCAAGCCCCCGCCCGGCCCGCCCCTGGGCCTCAAGCCGTACGACGTGGAGGAGATCGTCCGGGCCTGGCACACCGCCCGCACGACCTGA
- a CDS encoding alkaline phosphatase D family protein has translation MASLRLGPLLRYVDGSSATVWVEASRPCAAEVRCADGTSGEARTFQISGHHYALIPVTGLTPGTTTSYEVLFDGARVWPLPDSPFPPSAIHTPVDDHETVRVAFGSCRWASPPEGEKDPVGPDALDTLAVRIAADPQGERPDVLVLLGDQVYADEVSKTTRRWLETRRSLDEPPGAEVADYEEYTHLYYESWLDPEVRWLLSTVPSCMIFDDHDVIDDWNTSEAWVADMRGTPWWRERVLSGLMSYWVHQHLGNLSPDRLAEDPLYAAVRDTPDGTDALRTFAARADADPASVRWSYRRDFGRTRLLMVDSRAARVLDEQNRSMLDPAEWDWLREQILDGRTPDAGQAPEGQLPKGQLPEGQAPAGGTPDVPGPYDHLLIGTSLPWLLPNLVHDAEAWNAATCRGERGERWARRGEKLRRAADLEHWAAFPTSFDRLADLIAEAGSGPQAPATVCVLSGDVHHAYVAEPVWRESTAGPDARVLQLTCSPVHNSIPAYIKVGFRFGWSGTGRAIGRRLARHGRVAPPPVDWRKTGGPWFGNQLMTLTLRGRSALLRLDHAREEPGGGARLRTIDESELS, from the coding sequence GTGGCGAGTCTGCGCCTGGGTCCACTGCTGAGGTACGTCGACGGCTCGTCCGCGACCGTCTGGGTCGAGGCGAGCCGTCCGTGCGCCGCCGAGGTGCGCTGCGCGGACGGCACGAGCGGTGAGGCCCGGACCTTCCAGATCTCGGGCCACCACTACGCCCTGATCCCGGTGACCGGGCTGACACCGGGCACGACCACCTCGTACGAGGTGCTGTTCGACGGGGCGCGCGTCTGGCCGCTGCCCGACTCGCCCTTCCCGCCCTCGGCCATCCACACCCCCGTGGACGACCACGAGACGGTGCGGGTCGCCTTCGGCTCCTGCCGCTGGGCCTCACCGCCCGAGGGCGAGAAGGACCCGGTCGGCCCGGACGCCCTGGACACCCTCGCGGTACGGATCGCCGCGGACCCGCAGGGCGAGCGCCCGGACGTCCTGGTGCTGCTGGGCGACCAGGTGTACGCGGACGAGGTGTCCAAGACCACCCGCCGCTGGCTGGAGACCCGCCGCAGCCTGGACGAACCGCCCGGCGCCGAGGTCGCGGACTACGAGGAGTACACGCACCTCTACTACGAATCGTGGCTCGACCCCGAGGTGCGCTGGCTGCTCTCCACGGTCCCGAGCTGCATGATCTTCGACGACCACGACGTCATCGACGACTGGAACACCAGCGAGGCCTGGGTCGCCGACATGCGGGGCACCCCCTGGTGGCGCGAGCGCGTGCTGAGCGGCCTGATGTCGTACTGGGTCCACCAGCACCTCGGCAACCTCTCCCCCGACCGCCTCGCCGAGGACCCGCTGTACGCGGCCGTCCGCGACACGCCCGACGGCACGGACGCCCTGCGCACCTTCGCGGCCCGGGCCGACGCCGACCCGGCCTCGGTCCGCTGGAGCTACCGCCGCGACTTCGGCCGCACCCGCCTCCTGATGGTCGACAGCCGCGCCGCCCGCGTCCTCGACGAGCAGAACCGCTCGATGCTCGACCCGGCGGAATGGGACTGGCTGCGCGAGCAGATACTCGACGGGCGGACACCGGACGCCGGACAGGCACCGGAAGGACAGCTTCCGAAGGGACAGCTTCCGGAGGGACAGGCGCCGGCCGGGGGAACGCCGGACGTCCCCGGCCCGTACGACCACCTCCTCATCGGCACCTCGCTGCCCTGGCTGCTCCCCAACCTCGTGCACGACGCGGAGGCCTGGAACGCCGCGACGTGCCGGGGCGAGCGGGGCGAGCGCTGGGCGCGGCGCGGGGAGAAACTGCGGCGGGCGGCCGACCTGGAGCACTGGGCGGCCTTCCCGACCTCCTTCGACAGGCTGGCCGACCTGATCGCCGAGGCCGGCTCCGGACCCCAGGCACCGGCGACCGTGTGCGTGCTGTCCGGGGACGTCCACCACGCGTACGTCGCCGAGCCGGTCTGGCGGGAGAGCACGGCGGGGCCCGACGCCCGGGTGCTCCAGCTGACCTGCTCCCCCGTCCACAACTCCATCCCGGCCTACATCAAGGTCGGCTTCCGCTTCGGCTGGAGCGGGACGGGCCGGGCGATCGGCCGGCGCCTCGCCCGGCACGGCAGGGTCGCTCCGCCGCCCGTCGACTGGCGCAAGACCGGCGGCCCCTGGTTCGGCAACCAGCTGATGACACTGACCCTGCGCGGCCGTTCGGCCCTCCTGCGGCTCGACCACGCGCGCGAGGAGCCCGGCGGCGGGGCCCGCCTGCGGACGATCGACGAATCCGAACTCAGCTGA